The Pseudomonas berkeleyensis genome includes a region encoding these proteins:
- a CDS encoding sigma-70 family RNA polymerase sigma factor, translating to MADREFDYESTLEACARGDERAFQALYRQEAGQLLGLAISMLGRRDIAEDCLHDAFVRIWQHAARFRRELGSGRAWVHSILRYRVLNALRSGGRHAEVDDEFFERVLDDSPQAEAKALEQAEQRLLRNCLQRLEKPRRHPILLAFYRGLTHEQIASRLSTPLGTIKGRIRAGLRALQECLQA from the coding sequence ATGGCAGATCGCGAGTTCGACTACGAAAGTACCCTGGAAGCCTGCGCACGCGGCGACGAACGAGCCTTCCAGGCGCTCTATCGGCAAGAAGCCGGGCAATTGCTCGGCCTGGCCATCAGCATGCTGGGGCGGCGCGATATTGCCGAGGACTGCCTGCACGATGCATTCGTGCGTATCTGGCAACACGCCGCACGCTTTCGACGCGAGCTGGGTAGCGGTCGCGCCTGGGTGCATAGCATCCTGCGCTACCGCGTGCTCAATGCCCTGCGCAGTGGCGGCCGGCATGCCGAGGTGGACGATGAGTTCTTCGAGCGCGTGCTGGACGACAGCCCACAGGCTGAAGCCAAGGCGCTGGAGCAAGCCGAGCAGCGCCTGCTGCGCAACTGCCTGCAGCGCCTGGAAAAGCCGCGCCGTCACCCGATTCTGCTGGCCTTCTACCGTGGCCTGACCCACGAGCAGATTGCCAGTCGCCTGAGCACACCGCTGGGCACCATCAAAGGCCGTATCCGCGCCGGCCTGCGCGCGCTGCAGGAGTGTCTGCAAGCATGA
- a CDS encoding anti-sigma factor — protein MIPHDPEERRALIGEYLLGLLDEHEAAEVRQLLEDDENAARMALEWERHFLDLSDQLPAQAPSPALWMRIRQSLGLHDEPRTSALANWWNSLLTWRLSTAALALALLVAVLMPMLRSPDITGERYTVVLQEPGEAAKPGWVIQVSSDGTLSLDPLVADQVPEGRALQFWTLIDPADGPRSLGLVEAGQPLRLPAEQIGAVQAGQLFELTLEPAGGSPYNRPSGPVLYIGRAVLASAN, from the coding sequence ATGATTCCGCACGATCCCGAAGAACGTCGCGCCCTGATTGGCGAATACCTGCTCGGCCTGCTCGACGAGCACGAAGCCGCCGAGGTTCGCCAACTGCTCGAAGACGATGAAAATGCCGCCCGCATGGCCCTGGAATGGGAGCGGCACTTTCTCGACCTGAGTGACCAGTTGCCGGCACAAGCCCCCTCCCCGGCGCTCTGGATGCGTATTCGGCAGAGCCTGGGCCTGCACGATGAACCCCGCACCAGCGCGCTGGCCAACTGGTGGAACAGCCTGCTGACCTGGCGCCTGAGCACCGCCGCACTGGCCCTTGCACTGCTGGTCGCCGTGCTGATGCCGATGCTGCGCAGCCCGGATATCACCGGCGAACGCTACACCGTGGTGCTGCAGGAACCGGGTGAAGCCGCCAAACCGGGTTGGGTCATCCAGGTCAGCAGCGATGGCACGCTCTCGCTCGACCCGCTGGTCGCCGATCAGGTGCCTGAAGGTCGCGCCTTGCAGTTCTGGACGCTGATCGATCCAGCCGACGGCCCACGCTCGCTGGGTCTGGTCGAAGCGGGCCAACCGCTGCGCCTGCCAGCTGAGCAAATCGGCGCGGTGCAAGCCGGCCAGTTGTTCGAGCTGACGCTCGAGCCAGCCGGTGGTTCGCCCTACAACCGTCCCAGCGGTCCAGTGCTGTATATCGGCCGTGCCGTTCTGGCCAGCGCCAACTGA
- a CDS encoding XAC2610-related protein: protein MLLPRSLAALLCLPACALAELPSLEPEPGLYAQVQRQGELYFLRQPDGSRIELSIPEGNDAEAPSFEVGDYDFDGHLDLAIRVPVGMVNSAYHLYLYRPALQRFERLHMPAELLENANCSELSELQPNKDERALYSHCRSGPRWFYDAYRFDGAGTPWRYKTLQVRYDYDPDAPVFFAIFEKTFDRQGQIVASRALDDDDQPQTWTVPNARLYLYQRPDESSRSKAYLIEGDVCEVLDQQGDWLQIRYLSRKGALERWVSLAEAYELGQP, encoded by the coding sequence TTGCTCCTGCCTCGCTCTCTCGCCGCCCTGCTCTGCTTGCCCGCCTGCGCCCTCGCTGAGCTACCCAGTCTCGAACCGGAACCAGGACTGTACGCCCAGGTGCAACGGCAGGGTGAGCTCTACTTCCTGCGGCAACCAGACGGTAGTCGGATCGAGCTGAGCATTCCCGAGGGCAACGATGCAGAGGCACCGAGCTTCGAGGTCGGTGACTACGATTTCGATGGCCACCTCGATCTGGCCATCCGCGTACCAGTCGGAATGGTCAATTCCGCCTATCACCTCTATCTCTATCGCCCGGCTCTGCAACGCTTCGAGCGCCTGCACATGCCAGCCGAGTTGCTGGAGAACGCCAACTGCTCGGAGTTGTCGGAGCTGCAGCCCAACAAGGACGAACGCGCCCTGTACAGCCATTGCCGCAGCGGACCGCGCTGGTTCTACGACGCCTACCGTTTCGATGGGGCCGGAACACCCTGGCGGTACAAGACACTGCAGGTGCGCTACGACTACGATCCCGACGCGCCCGTGTTCTTTGCCATCTTCGAGAAAACATTCGACCGGCAAGGCCAAATCGTCGCCAGCCGCGCGCTCGACGACGATGATCAGCCGCAAACCTGGACGGTACCCAACGCACGCCTGTACCTATACCAACGTCCGGACGAGTCCAGTCGCAGCAAGGCCTACCTGATAGAGGGTGATGTCTGCGAGGTACTGGATCAGCAGGGTGACTGGCTGCAAATTCGTTACCTCTCACGCAAAGGCGCACTCGAGCGCTGGGTCTCGCTCGCCGAGGCATATGAACTCGGTCAACCCTGA
- a CDS encoding HD-GYP domain-containing protein — MITAADTRPLLLLVDDEPTNLQVLRHILQEDYRLLFAKEGPRALEMAERELPDLILLDVMMPGMTGYEVCEQLKANPLLKAIPVIFVTALGDVDDEARGFDVGAVDYITKPVSPPIVRARVRTHLSLVGVEELRQTRLQIVQRLGMAAEYKDNETGLHVIRMSHFSKVLALAAGFSENAAEELLNAAPMHDVGKIGIPDAVLRKPGKLDEAEWQVMRQHVEIGARIIGEHSSGLLRMAQRIALSHHEKWDGSGYPNGLKGEEIPLEGRIVAIADVFDALTSVRPYKQAWSVEAAVDFLREQSGRHFDPSLVELFIACLPEILQIKERWAEQPAA; from the coding sequence ATGATCACTGCTGCCGACACTCGTCCGCTGCTGTTGCTGGTCGATGACGAACCCACCAACCTGCAAGTGCTGCGGCATATCCTGCAGGAGGACTATCGCCTGTTGTTCGCCAAGGAGGGGCCGCGTGCCCTGGAAATGGCCGAACGCGAGCTGCCGGATCTGATCCTGCTCGATGTGATGATGCCGGGCATGACCGGCTATGAGGTATGCGAGCAGCTCAAGGCCAATCCGCTGTTGAAGGCGATTCCGGTGATCTTCGTTACTGCCCTTGGTGATGTCGACGACGAGGCGCGTGGCTTTGATGTCGGCGCGGTGGACTACATAACCAAGCCGGTCAGCCCACCCATCGTGCGTGCAAGGGTGCGTACCCATCTGTCCCTGGTCGGGGTCGAGGAGCTCAGGCAGACCCGCCTGCAGATCGTCCAGCGTCTGGGCATGGCGGCCGAGTACAAGGACAACGAGACCGGCCTGCATGTCATCCGTATGAGCCATTTCTCCAAGGTGTTGGCGTTGGCCGCCGGCTTCAGTGAGAACGCCGCCGAGGAGTTGCTCAACGCGGCGCCCATGCATGACGTCGGCAAGATCGGTATTCCTGACGCCGTGCTGCGCAAGCCGGGCAAGCTAGATGAGGCGGAGTGGCAGGTGATGCGTCAGCACGTGGAGATTGGTGCGCGGATCATCGGTGAGCACAGCTCCGGATTGCTGCGCATGGCGCAGCGAATCGCGCTGTCACACCATGAGAAGTGGGATGGTAGCGGCTACCCCAATGGTCTGAAGGGCGAGGAGATTCCCCTTGAGGGCCGTATCGTCGCCATTGCCGATGTGTTCGACGCGCTGACCAGTGTACGACCTTACAAACAGGCCTGGTCCGTGGAAGCGGCGGTCGATTTCCTGCGTGAGCAGAGTGGGCGTCATTTCGATCCGAGCCTGGTCGAACTGTTCATCGCCTGTCTGCCGGAAATTCTGCAGATCAAGGAACGCTGGGCCGAGCAGCCCGCTGCTTGA
- a CDS encoding OsmC family protein, which translates to MIRIHNSKGLQQQIEIGSHQLVGDVSPELGGDGAGPDPHDLFDASIGTCKAMTLLLYARQRGLPLEGIDVSVERDDSEERDGNYHLIIELSLRGPLDDAQRQQLLRIADKCPIHKLMTTTDIQIETRLAGASA; encoded by the coding sequence ATGATCCGTATTCATAACAGCAAGGGTCTGCAGCAGCAGATCGAAATCGGCTCGCACCAGCTCGTTGGCGATGTCTCGCCCGAGTTGGGTGGCGACGGAGCCGGCCCCGATCCTCACGACCTGTTCGACGCCTCGATCGGTACCTGCAAGGCCATGACCCTGTTGCTCTATGCACGTCAGCGCGGCCTGCCGCTGGAAGGCATCGACGTCAGCGTCGAGCGTGACGACAGCGAAGAGCGCGACGGCAATTACCACCTGATCATCGAGCTGTCGCTCCGAGGCCCGCTGGACGATGCACAGCGCCAGCAACTGCTGCGCATCGCCGACAAATGCCCGATTCACAAGCTGATGACCACCACCGATATTCAGATCGAGACCCGTCTGGCTGGAGCCTCGGCATGA
- a CDS encoding PAS domain S-box protein — protein MSILELFFIMGADPSVLVLSHYDPELVLLSLAIAVFAAGMALQLAGEARNSSHPVARQITIFTGSLALGGGIWAMHFLGMLAFELCAAVRFDLGITLLSMLPSLAASWVALNLLARRDLSLLQLCVGGVLVGAGIGAMHYSGMAAMQMAPLLRYDPWMFALSIVVAVALAIVALWVRFGLEGRLPTLWALLISALVMGLAISGMHYTGMAAARFVGTPESETPMAVVDSGYIAVAITLLTVALTVFVVAVNTLLRYRRMSHQLKASEQHLRSIFDTALDAIVTVDHAGTIRSANRAVARLFGWEPEDLVGMHMRSLMPARYVGQVEQLLSDYLRTGRLTIPGGEQELVCLTRSGEEKPVRISVGITHAGSRPLFVVFVADISERQRMEKALRNSEQQYRSLISNIPGVSFRCLLDRDWTMLFVSDAVQTLTGWSADDFISKRCSIADLYHPDDYQPTADQVIAAIEQGRNYTVEYRLFDREGKEHWIWESGSAVCDEQGVPRWIDGVLLDQTETKRRNAEYEGKVTAISKAMALIEFDLDGNILDINDNALALFGYERDEVIGHHHGMFCYPDQIASDTYRQGWVDLRAGQFRAGEYRRKGKDGREVWIQATYNPILDTDGKPFKVVKLATDLTPRRLMEQELRAARDRAEAAAAARSSFLANMSHEIRTPMNAIIGFTDLLLETSLSVDQRRHLSTVQHSSRSLLGLLNDILDTAKLDRGAIELEQLDFSLRELCEQVIASQRLAAESKGLQLHLDYPATVTDFFCGDPLRLQQVLTNLLGNAVKFTLRGEVRLRVTGEPGAMRLAVKDTGIGIAADRLEKIFEPFAQADASMSRRFGGTGLGTTIARQLVELMGGRLRVESTEGQGSCFSVELPLRAGKRLASQQRAVLPELGSLSILAADDVPQNLELLQLSLEHFGHRVRCVADGESALQAFTEERFDLILMDVQMPGVDGLEASRRIRQLEAHEAREPTPIIALTASVLDQDRQAALDSGMNAFASKPLDLNALLWEIARLLGLTDVPSAVVSATRFAEDGLFDWVRGSNLWGGPLRMAQAIAAFVDEQQTLVARLSQLLEARDWSEGRAQAHRLYGAAGNLALTHLTTLAQALEQAFEAQDENVLRALFVELEQAFQTVKDVVPQVPQASSTTDSTPVDPGTLRELVGQLRHALERGSLDDEALAAMEHAVRGSVYNAALNDIRQVLDDFDFDQALTMLDQLLRQLQDEEATPS, from the coding sequence ATGTCGATTCTCGAGCTGTTCTTCATCATGGGCGCGGATCCTAGTGTTCTCGTGCTCAGCCACTACGATCCAGAGCTGGTGTTGTTGTCGCTGGCCATTGCCGTATTCGCCGCCGGCATGGCGTTGCAACTGGCTGGTGAGGCCCGCAACAGTTCCCACCCCGTCGCTCGGCAAATCACCATCTTTACCGGCTCGCTCGCGCTCGGCGGTGGCATCTGGGCCATGCACTTTCTCGGTATGCTCGCTTTCGAGTTGTGCGCGGCGGTGCGTTTCGACCTGGGTATCACGCTGCTGTCCATGCTGCCGAGCTTGGCAGCCTCCTGGGTCGCCCTGAACCTGTTGGCGCGACGTGATCTGAGCCTGCTGCAGCTTTGCGTCGGCGGTGTGCTGGTTGGCGCCGGCATTGGTGCCATGCACTACAGCGGCATGGCGGCGATGCAAATGGCGCCGCTGCTGCGTTATGACCCCTGGATGTTCGCCCTGTCGATTGTCGTGGCCGTCGCCCTGGCTATCGTCGCGCTGTGGGTACGCTTCGGTCTGGAGGGGCGCCTGCCGACGCTTTGGGCCTTGTTGATCAGTGCGCTGGTGATGGGCCTGGCAATCAGCGGTATGCACTACACCGGCATGGCAGCGGCACGCTTCGTCGGTACGCCGGAATCTGAGACGCCGATGGCGGTGGTCGACAGTGGCTATATTGCCGTCGCCATCACCCTGCTGACTGTGGCGCTTACGGTATTCGTGGTGGCGGTCAACACGTTGCTGCGCTATCGCCGCATGAGTCATCAGCTAAAGGCCAGCGAGCAGCACCTGCGTTCGATCTTCGATACCGCGCTGGATGCCATCGTCACCGTCGACCATGCCGGCACCATACGTTCGGCCAACCGTGCGGTCGCGCGTCTGTTCGGCTGGGAACCCGAGGATCTGGTGGGCATGCACATGCGCTCGCTGATGCCGGCGCGTTACGTCGGCCAGGTGGAGCAGCTCCTGTCCGACTACCTCAGAACCGGACGGCTGACCATACCGGGCGGTGAGCAGGAACTGGTCTGTCTTACCAGAAGTGGTGAGGAGAAACCCGTCCGCATCAGTGTCGGCATCACTCATGCCGGCAGCCGCCCACTATTCGTGGTGTTCGTCGCCGACATCAGCGAAAGGCAGCGCATGGAAAAGGCGCTGCGCAACAGCGAACAGCAATACCGCTCGCTGATCAGCAACATTCCGGGAGTGTCGTTCCGCTGCCTGCTGGATCGTGATTGGACCATGCTGTTCGTCAGTGACGCCGTGCAGACCCTGACGGGCTGGAGTGCCGACGATTTCATCAGCAAGCGTTGTTCTATAGCCGATCTCTACCACCCGGATGACTATCAACCCACTGCCGATCAGGTGATCGCGGCCATCGAGCAGGGGCGCAACTATACGGTCGAGTACCGCCTGTTCGACCGTGAGGGCAAGGAGCACTGGATCTGGGAAAGCGGTAGCGCGGTGTGCGATGAACAAGGCGTGCCGCGCTGGATCGACGGCGTTCTGCTCGATCAGACCGAAACCAAGCGACGCAACGCCGAATATGAAGGCAAGGTGACGGCGATCAGCAAGGCCATGGCGCTGATCGAATTCGACCTCGATGGCAACATTCTGGACATCAACGACAATGCCCTGGCGTTGTTCGGCTATGAGCGCGACGAAGTGATTGGCCATCACCACGGGATGTTCTGCTACCCGGATCAGATCGCCAGCGATACCTACCGTCAGGGGTGGGTCGACCTGCGTGCCGGCCAGTTCCGTGCGGGCGAATATCGCCGCAAGGGCAAGGATGGGCGTGAGGTCTGGATTCAGGCCACTTATAACCCGATCCTCGACACCGACGGCAAGCCGTTCAAGGTGGTCAAGCTGGCCACCGACCTGACGCCACGACGTCTGATGGAGCAGGAGCTGCGTGCCGCCCGTGACCGTGCCGAGGCCGCTGCTGCTGCGCGCAGCAGCTTCCTGGCCAACATGAGCCACGAAATCCGTACGCCGATGAACGCCATCATCGGCTTCACCGACTTGCTGCTGGAAACCTCGCTGTCGGTTGATCAGCGTCGCCACCTGAGTACGGTTCAGCATTCGTCACGCTCGCTGTTGGGGCTGCTCAACGACATCCTCGACACGGCCAAGCTCGACCGCGGCGCCATCGAGCTGGAACAGCTGGATTTCTCCCTGCGCGAACTGTGCGAGCAGGTCATCGCCAGTCAGCGCCTGGCCGCCGAAAGCAAAGGCCTGCAACTGCACCTGGATTACCCGGCAACCGTTACCGACTTCTTCTGTGGCGACCCGCTGCGCTTGCAGCAGGTGCTGACCAATCTGCTCGGTAATGCGGTCAAGTTCACCCTACGTGGCGAGGTTCGCCTGAGGGTGACGGGCGAGCCGGGGGCAATGCGCTTGGCGGTGAAGGACACCGGTATTGGTATCGCCGCCGATCGATTGGAGAAGATCTTCGAGCCCTTCGCCCAGGCTGACGCCTCGATGAGTCGACGCTTTGGCGGTACCGGTCTCGGCACCACCATCGCGCGGCAACTGGTCGAGTTGATGGGCGGTCGTTTACGGGTGGAAAGCACCGAGGGGCAAGGCAGCTGTTTCAGCGTCGAGCTACCGCTGCGTGCCGGTAAGCGCCTGGCCTCGCAACAGCGCGCGGTGCTGCCGGAGCTGGGGTCGTTGAGCATCCTGGCCGCTGATGACGTGCCGCAGAATCTCGAACTGCTGCAGTTGAGCCTGGAGCATTTCGGCCATCGTGTGCGCTGCGTCGCCGACGGTGAAAGTGCGTTGCAGGCTTTCACCGAGGAGCGTTTCGACCTGATTCTGATGGATGTACAGATGCCAGGTGTCGATGGCCTGGAAGCCTCGCGGCGGATTCGTCAGTTGGAGGCCCATGAGGCGCGGGAGCCAACGCCGATCATTGCCTTGACCGCCAGCGTGCTCGACCAGGATCGTCAGGCAGCGCTGGATTCGGGGATGAACGCCTTCGCCTCGAAACCGCTGGATCTCAATGCGCTGCTTTGGGAAATCGCGCGCCTGCTTGGCTTGACCGATGTACCCAGTGCGGTGGTCAGTGCCACCCGCTTTGCCGAGGATGGTTTGTTCGACTGGGTGCGTGGCAGCAACCTGTGGGGTGGGCCGTTGCGCATGGCGCAGGCGATCGCTGCCTTCGTTGATGAACAGCAGACCCTGGTGGCGCGCCTGAGCCAACTGCTGGAGGCGCGCGACTGGAGTGAGGGCAGAGCCCAGGCGCACCGTTTGTATGGCGCCGCTGGCAACCTGGCTCTGACACACCTGACCACACTGGCGCAGGCGCTCGAGCAGGCCTTCGAGGCGCAGGACGAGAATGTACTGCGTGCCTTGTTCGTGGAACTGGAGCAGGCCTTTCAAACCGTCAAGGACGTCGTGCCGCAGGTTCCTCAGGCGTCGTCTACGACAGATTCCACGCCCGTCGATCCAGGCACGTTGCGTGAACTGGTGGGCCAACTGCGGCATGCGCTGGAACGCGGCAGCCTGGACGATGAGGCTCTGGCTGCCATGGAGCACGCGGTGCGAGGCAGCGTCTACAATGCTGCCTTGAACGATATTCGCCAGGTACTGGATGACTTCGATTTCGATCAGGCGCTGACGATGCTCGATCAACTGTTACGGCAACTGCAAGACGAGGAAGCGACTCCATCATGA
- a CDS encoding PDC sensor domain-containing protein, translating to MAEQMEGHITQVYRSSATDDFCFTVSVPIVDGQGRLLRVLGADVRLSALV from the coding sequence GTGGCCGAGCAGATGGAGGGCCATATCACCCAGGTCTACCGATCCTCGGCAACCGATGATTTCTGCTTCACCGTGTCGGTGCCTATCGTCGACGGCCAAGGGCGTCTGCTGCGGGTTCTCGGTGCCGACGTGAGGTTGTCGGCACTGGTGTGA
- a CDS encoding dienelactone hydrolase family protein produces the protein MQKKTLVPLLCAAFAGLADAAVVTKTVAYEIDGEAFEGVLVYDDSVTTARPGLLAVPSWMGVNQDTVAKAARAAGDKYVVFVADMYGKSIRPSNAEEAGAAAGAVRADRALMRKRAQAAVEVLKAQSSEVALDVSKLGAIGFCFGGGTVLELARSGAPLKGFVSFHGNLDTPNPADAKNIKAPILVLHGADDPAVPQEQVDGFIAEMKAAKTDWQLVSYGGAVHSFTNPKANVPGRNEYHPVVAARAFKAMNDLFDEVFAEQ, from the coding sequence ATGCAGAAGAAGACACTGGTTCCCCTGTTGTGCGCGGCATTCGCCGGTCTTGCCGATGCGGCTGTCGTGACCAAGACGGTTGCGTACGAAATCGATGGCGAAGCGTTCGAAGGCGTGCTGGTCTATGACGATTCGGTGACCACGGCACGTCCCGGTCTCCTGGCTGTACCCAGCTGGATGGGCGTCAACCAGGACACCGTCGCCAAGGCCGCGCGTGCGGCGGGGGACAAGTACGTGGTATTCGTCGCCGATATGTACGGCAAGTCCATCCGTCCCAGTAATGCCGAAGAGGCCGGTGCCGCGGCAGGTGCAGTGCGAGCTGACCGCGCGCTGATGCGCAAGCGTGCCCAGGCTGCGGTCGAGGTGCTCAAGGCGCAAAGCAGCGAAGTGGCGCTGGATGTCAGCAAGCTGGGCGCCATTGGCTTCTGCTTCGGCGGTGGCACGGTGCTGGAACTGGCCCGCTCGGGGGCGCCGCTGAAAGGCTTCGTTTCCTTCCATGGCAACCTGGACACGCCCAACCCAGCGGATGCCAAGAACATCAAGGCACCGATCCTGGTGCTGCATGGCGCGGACGACCCAGCCGTGCCGCAGGAGCAGGTCGACGGTTTCATCGCTGAAATGAAAGCGGCCAAGACCGACTGGCAACTGGTGAGCTACGGCGGTGCGGTGCACTCGTTCACCAATCCCAAGGCCAATGTACCGGGACGCAACGAGTACCACCCGGTAGTTGCTGCACGGGCTTTCAAGGCGATGAACGATTTGTTCGACGAGGTATTCGCCGAGCAGTGA
- a CDS encoding DUF4394 domain-containing protein — protein MKRITTLCTASLLTLSAGAASATELLALGADGKLFKVDVASLKVTASMAVSGASDLRGLDVRPASGQLYALSGTDQLYTLDPASGKATAGSKLQTALSGSGQAVVDFNPVADRLRLLGPDGTSLRVNVDTGEVAVDGKLAYAADGPYAGKQPKVVAGAYTNAYAGTQSTALYNIDLASGSLMLQNPPNDGVQQEVGKVADGLKAAAMDIASDGKGGNTAYVLTGKTLHQLDLTSGKPTTLGDVADLPDGIIDIAVLPAK, from the coding sequence ATGAAACGCATCACTACCCTCTGCACCGCCAGCCTGCTGACTCTGAGCGCAGGTGCCGCCAGCGCCACCGAACTGCTCGCCCTGGGCGCCGATGGCAAGCTGTTCAAGGTCGATGTCGCCAGCCTCAAGGTCACCGCCAGCATGGCCGTCAGTGGCGCCAGCGACCTGCGCGGCCTGGATGTGCGTCCGGCCAGCGGCCAGCTCTATGCCCTGAGCGGCACCGATCAGCTCTACACTCTGGATCCAGCCAGCGGTAAAGCGACTGCCGGCAGCAAGCTGCAGACCGCGTTGTCCGGCAGTGGCCAGGCCGTGGTCGATTTCAACCCGGTGGCCGATCGCCTGCGTCTGCTCGGCCCGGACGGCACCAGCCTGCGGGTGAATGTCGACACCGGCGAAGTGGCCGTCGACGGCAAGCTCGCCTATGCCGCCGATGGCCCCTATGCCGGCAAGCAACCCAAGGTAGTCGCCGGCGCCTACACCAACGCCTACGCCGGCACGCAGAGTACGGCGCTGTACAACATCGATCTGGCCAGCGGCAGCCTGATGCTGCAGAACCCGCCAAACGATGGCGTGCAGCAGGAAGTCGGCAAGGTAGCCGATGGCCTCAAGGCAGCTGCCATGGATATCGCCAGCGACGGCAAGGGAGGCAATACCGCCTACGTGCTGACCGGCAAGACCCTGCACCAGTTGGATCTGACCAGCGGCAAGCCCACCACCCTGGGTGACGTCGCCGACCTGCCGGACGGCATCATCGATATCGCCGTGCTGCCCGCGAAGTAA
- a CDS encoding pirin family protein, which produces MSELQLIRPRAEDIAGQPILRPLPSARFRSIGPFVFFDHMLEKAYPAGSGMNIAQHPHIGLSTLTYLFEGQLQHKDSLGSDQLVSPGDVSWMTAGRAVAHVERTPAEQVGQNKRAHGLQVWLALPEADEQCEPAYSHHPAASLPRSDAMGVQITLIAGSGFCLESPVPVRSPTLYAQLRLAAGASLLIPAEYSERALYLIDGEAELDGEPLPKHTMAVIPEGETPVLSACGECHLALIGGEPIGPRRINWNFVATTAELIDQARQRWAAGDWPQVPGETTRIELPR; this is translated from the coding sequence ATGAGCGAACTGCAATTGATTCGTCCGCGCGCCGAGGACATCGCCGGCCAGCCCATCCTGCGCCCCCTACCCTCGGCACGCTTTCGTAGCATTGGGCCCTTCGTGTTCTTCGATCACATGCTGGAGAAGGCCTACCCGGCTGGCAGCGGCATGAACATCGCCCAGCATCCGCATATCGGCCTGTCCACCCTCACCTACCTGTTCGAAGGCCAGCTGCAACACAAGGACAGCCTGGGCTCGGATCAACTGGTCAGCCCGGGTGACGTCAGCTGGATGACTGCTGGGCGCGCGGTCGCCCATGTCGAGCGTACGCCGGCCGAACAGGTCGGACAGAACAAGCGAGCCCACGGCTTGCAGGTCTGGTTGGCACTGCCGGAGGCCGACGAGCAGTGCGAGCCGGCCTACAGCCACCATCCGGCTGCGTCGCTGCCACGCAGCGACGCCATGGGCGTACAGATCACCCTGATCGCAGGCAGCGGTTTCTGCCTCGAATCCCCGGTGCCGGTTCGTTCGCCGACCCTGTATGCGCAGCTGCGCCTGGCCGCCGGTGCCAGCCTGTTGATCCCGGCCGAATACAGCGAGCGCGCGCTGTACCTGATCGATGGCGAAGCGGAGCTCGATGGCGAGCCCCTACCCAAGCACACCATGGCTGTCATTCCAGAAGGTGAAACACCCGTGCTCAGCGCCTGCGGTGAATGCCACCTGGCCCTGATCGGCGGTGAGCCCATCGGCCCGCGGCGGATCAACTGGAACTTCGTCGCCACCACCGCGGAACTGATCGACCAGGCACGCCAGCGCTGGGCCGCGGGCGACTGGCCACAAGTACCAGGCGAAACCACGCGCATCGAACTGCCGCGCTGA